A genome region from Baekduia alba includes the following:
- a CDS encoding aminotransferase class III-fold pyridoxal phosphate-dependent enzyme — MTHDELQQAASEHLLLHFSKQGIDDLLVLERGEGPYVFDTKGKQYIDALSSLFCSQIGYSYGEEMAAAAAAQLTTLAFNTNWGTAHPASIELAAKLAAVAPPGMERVFFTSGGSESVEAAWKLAREHYHAIGQPQRTKAIARHIAYHGVTLGALSFTGVERFKVPFGQPAIDVTHVSNTNMFRGGPDGGPVTDQDAFCRQLLDEVEAAIVAANPEEVALIIAEPVQNAGGCLVAPAGYWKGLRALADKYGILLMADEVIAGCGRLGEWIATGREGITPDLVSLAKGLTSAYAPMGAVVAAESVIAPIVESGAVFRHGITFGGHPLAAAIALKNMEIFERDGILANVKDLTPYLAERMATLLDVPIVGDARGDGFFWAVEFVKDDDNTRFDQAERDDLLRGFLPGRLREAGIIARADDRGDAVLQIAPPLISDKAVLDDIVARLSDVLTDASAHMGLGTTAGVA, encoded by the coding sequence ATGACGCACGACGAGCTCCAGCAGGCGGCCAGCGAGCACCTGCTGCTGCACTTCTCCAAGCAGGGCATCGACGACCTCCTCGTGCTCGAGCGCGGGGAGGGGCCGTATGTCTTCGACACCAAGGGCAAGCAGTACATCGACGCCTTGTCGTCGCTGTTCTGCTCGCAGATCGGCTACTCCTACGGCGAGGAGATGGCGGCCGCCGCGGCGGCGCAGCTGACGACGCTGGCGTTCAACACCAACTGGGGCACGGCGCATCCCGCGTCGATCGAGCTGGCCGCCAAGCTGGCCGCGGTCGCCCCGCCCGGGATGGAGCGCGTCTTCTTCACCAGCGGCGGCTCGGAGTCGGTCGAGGCCGCGTGGAAGCTCGCCCGCGAGCACTACCACGCGATCGGCCAGCCGCAGCGCACCAAGGCCATCGCCCGCCACATCGCCTACCACGGCGTCACGCTGGGCGCGCTGTCGTTCACCGGCGTCGAGCGCTTCAAGGTCCCGTTCGGCCAGCCCGCGATCGACGTCACGCACGTCAGCAACACCAACATGTTCCGCGGCGGGCCCGACGGCGGGCCGGTCACCGACCAGGACGCGTTCTGCCGGCAGCTGCTCGACGAGGTCGAGGCGGCGATCGTCGCCGCCAACCCCGAAGAGGTCGCGCTCATCATCGCCGAGCCGGTCCAGAACGCCGGCGGCTGCCTCGTCGCGCCGGCCGGCTACTGGAAGGGCCTGCGCGCGCTGGCTGACAAGTACGGGATCCTGCTGATGGCCGACGAGGTCATCGCCGGCTGCGGACGCCTCGGCGAGTGGATCGCCACCGGCCGCGAGGGCATCACGCCCGACCTGGTGTCCTTGGCCAAGGGCCTGACGTCGGCCTACGCGCCGATGGGCGCGGTCGTCGCCGCCGAGAGCGTCATCGCCCCGATCGTCGAGTCCGGCGCGGTGTTCCGCCACGGCATCACGTTCGGCGGCCACCCGCTCGCCGCCGCGATCGCGCTGAAGAACATGGAGATCTTCGAGCGCGACGGCATCCTGGCCAACGTGAAGGACCTGACGCCGTACCTCGCCGAGCGGATGGCGACGCTGCTCGACGTCCCGATCGTGGGCGACGCGCGCGGCGATGGCTTCTTCTGGGCGGTGGAGTTCGTCAAGGACGATGACAACACGCGCTTCGACCAGGCCGAGCGCGACGACCTCCTCCGCGGCTTCCTTCCGGGACGCCTGCGTGAGGCGGGCATCATCGCCCGCGCCGACGACCGCGGCGACGCGGTCCTGCAGATCGCCCCGCCGCTGATCAGCGACAAGGCGGTGCTCGACGACATCGTGGCGCGGCTGAGCGACGTGCTGACCGACGCCAGCGCCCACATGGGGCTGGGCACGACCGCCGGAGTGGCATGA
- the mmsA gene encoding CoA-acylating methylmalonate-semialdehyde dehydrogenase, whose amino-acid sequence MTPTAVPTSTAVRTLSNHVGGAWAASTAADTLDDRDPATGELLARVPLSTAADVDAAVVAARAAATRWRAVSPLQRARAVMALRGVLDAHRDELAELVTRDMGKTLGDATAEVGRGIESCEAAIAMPHLLKGENLEGVATGVDVELVRQPVGVVAAITPFNFPAMIPLWFMPYALAAGNAFILKPSEQDPLTGARIVELANGLDVFPAGLINLVHGAHDVVNGLLDHPGVDAISFVGSAKTARHVAQRATANGKRVQALGGAKNSMVVMPDADPDLMTGGVMGSAFGAAGQRCLAGSTAVLVGTKGEQEAARDRIVAAAARLTTGAGLDPATDVCPVVSPQQRDRIVADVDRAEADGATVVLDGRGDAGPGGCTLAPTILDDVPEGHHVLTEELFGPVLTLVRAADLDEAIAKVNASRYGNASVIFTESGGAARAYRYGVEAGMVGVNVGVAAPIAWFPFSGWKDSIDGDLHANGRDAVEFYTRKKVVTSRWAA is encoded by the coding sequence GTGACCCCGACCGCCGTCCCCACCTCCACCGCCGTCCGCACCCTGTCCAACCACGTCGGCGGCGCCTGGGCCGCGTCGACCGCCGCCGACACGCTCGACGACCGCGACCCCGCGACGGGCGAGCTGCTCGCCCGCGTCCCGCTCTCCACGGCAGCCGACGTCGACGCCGCGGTCGTCGCCGCCCGCGCCGCCGCGACGCGCTGGCGCGCGGTCTCGCCGCTGCAGCGCGCCCGCGCCGTGATGGCGCTGCGCGGCGTCCTCGACGCCCACCGCGACGAGCTCGCCGAGCTCGTCACACGCGACATGGGCAAGACGCTCGGCGACGCGACGGCCGAGGTCGGGCGCGGCATCGAGTCGTGCGAGGCCGCGATCGCGATGCCGCACCTGCTCAAGGGCGAGAACCTCGAGGGCGTCGCGACCGGCGTCGACGTCGAGCTCGTCCGCCAGCCCGTCGGCGTCGTCGCCGCGATCACCCCCTTCAACTTCCCGGCGATGATCCCGCTGTGGTTCATGCCCTACGCCCTGGCCGCGGGCAACGCCTTCATCCTCAAGCCGTCCGAGCAGGACCCGCTCACCGGCGCGCGCATCGTCGAGCTGGCCAACGGCCTCGACGTCTTCCCGGCCGGGCTGATCAACCTGGTCCACGGCGCGCACGACGTCGTCAACGGCCTGCTCGACCACCCGGGCGTCGACGCGATCTCCTTCGTCGGCTCGGCCAAGACCGCCCGCCACGTCGCGCAGCGCGCCACCGCCAACGGCAAGCGCGTGCAGGCTCTCGGCGGGGCGAAGAACTCGATGGTCGTCATGCCCGACGCCGACCCGGACCTGATGACCGGCGGCGTCATGGGCTCGGCCTTCGGCGCGGCCGGCCAGCGCTGCCTCGCCGGCTCGACCGCGGTGCTCGTGGGCACCAAGGGCGAGCAGGAGGCCGCCCGCGACCGCATCGTCGCGGCCGCCGCCCGCCTGACGACGGGCGCCGGCCTCGACCCGGCCACCGACGTCTGCCCGGTCGTCTCGCCCCAGCAGCGCGACCGCATCGTCGCCGACGTCGACCGCGCCGAGGCCGACGGCGCGACGGTGGTCCTCGACGGCCGCGGCGACGCCGGCCCCGGCGGCTGCACGCTGGCGCCGACGATCCTCGACGACGTGCCGGAAGGCCACCACGTCCTGACCGAGGAGCTGTTCGGCCCGGTGCTGACGCTCGTGCGCGCCGCCGACCTCGACGAGGCGATCGCCAAGGTCAACGCGTCGCGCTACGGCAACGCCTCGGTGATCTTCACGGAGTCCGGCGGCGCGGCCCGCGCCTACCGCTACGGCGTCGAAGCTGGCATGGTCGGCGTCAACGTCGGGGTCGCGGCGCCGATCGCCTGGTTCCCGTTCTCGGGGTGGAAGGACTCCATCGACGGAGACCTCCACGCCAACGGCCGCGACGCGGTCGAGTTCTACACGCGCAAGAAGGTGGTCACTTCCCGATGGGCGGCATGA
- a CDS encoding PucR family transcriptional regulator has translation MDDSASPRITVAAALELPALRRGLPEVVAGAGHLERPIRWVHAGEVPNIASLLRGGELLLTTGMGVGAKAADQRRFVAELAARQVAALVIELGHTYNDHLPPALVVAAERHDLPLVELHAAVPFVAVTEAIHTEIVNHHYDLLRRAEGLQERFTGLMLQGGGIPGVLALLAEALANPVFLEAADGRLLYHAAPPSSAAEDDPVGAWSQAARGADALGVAAPVPTGDADAAGRLLVLPVDAPLDAFAALAIDRAAGIVALALLRTRQEDELLARGRGDLLAELAAGRVAPDRAAARATAMGFADRGASALLPLVARLGGASHAGDGARVGAAASWLPSLRDVERDLAALGAPALVGVDPADGSLLVVLALRDASARADAATRAADVLHAAAPDAVIAVGGTAGWPLVARQLKDAAESSAAAQGLPPTSWHDATRMDLDRLLWRWRDRDELAVYVERVLGAVVAHDARRKHQLMPTLEALCACGGRKAETARALHLNRQALYDRIARLEAVLQSDLSDTRTLLALHLALQARRHVRD, from the coding sequence ATGGACGACTCCGCCTCGCCCCGCATCACCGTCGCCGCCGCGCTCGAGCTGCCGGCGCTGCGCCGCGGGCTGCCGGAGGTCGTCGCCGGCGCGGGGCATCTGGAGCGGCCGATCCGGTGGGTGCACGCCGGCGAGGTCCCGAACATCGCGTCGCTGCTGCGCGGCGGGGAGCTGCTGCTCACGACGGGCATGGGCGTCGGCGCGAAGGCGGCCGACCAGCGCCGGTTCGTCGCCGAGCTCGCGGCGCGGCAGGTCGCGGCGCTCGTCATCGAGCTGGGACACACCTACAACGACCACCTGCCGCCGGCGCTCGTCGTCGCCGCCGAGCGCCACGACCTCCCGCTCGTCGAGCTGCACGCCGCCGTGCCGTTCGTCGCGGTCACCGAGGCGATCCACACCGAGATCGTCAACCACCACTACGACCTCCTGCGCCGCGCCGAAGGCCTCCAGGAGCGCTTCACCGGGCTGATGCTCCAGGGCGGTGGGATCCCCGGCGTGCTCGCGCTGCTCGCCGAGGCGCTCGCCAACCCGGTGTTCCTGGAAGCCGCCGACGGCCGCCTGCTCTACCACGCCGCGCCGCCGAGCTCGGCGGCCGAGGACGATCCCGTCGGCGCCTGGTCGCAGGCGGCGCGGGGCGCGGACGCGCTCGGGGTCGCCGCGCCCGTGCCGACCGGCGACGCCGACGCCGCCGGCCGCCTGCTCGTGCTTCCGGTCGACGCGCCGCTCGACGCCTTTGCCGCGCTGGCGATCGACCGCGCCGCCGGCATCGTCGCCCTCGCGCTGCTGCGCACCCGCCAGGAGGACGAGCTGCTGGCCCGCGGCCGGGGCGACCTCCTCGCCGAGTTGGCCGCCGGCCGCGTCGCGCCCGACCGCGCCGCCGCCCGCGCCACCGCGATGGGCTTCGCCGACCGCGGCGCGAGCGCCCTGCTGCCGCTCGTGGCGCGCCTGGGCGGCGCGTCGCACGCCGGCGACGGCGCGCGCGTGGGCGCCGCGGCCTCCTGGCTGCCGTCCCTCCGCGACGTCGAGCGCGACCTCGCCGCGCTGGGCGCGCCGGCCCTCGTCGGCGTCGATCCCGCCGACGGCTCGTTGTTGGTGGTCTTGGCTCTGCGCGACGCGAGCGCGCGCGCCGATGCGGCCACCCGCGCGGCCGACGTCCTGCACGCCGCCGCGCCCGACGCCGTCATCGCCGTCGGCGGCACCGCCGGCTGGCCGCTGGTCGCGCGCCAGCTCAAGGACGCCGCGGAGTCCAGCGCCGCTGCGCAGGGCCTGCCGCCGACGAGCTGGCACGACGCCACCAGGATGGACCTCGACCGCCTGCTGTGGCGCTGGCGCGACCGCGACGAGCTGGCCGTGTACGTCGAGCGGGTCCTCGGCGCCGTCGTCGCCCATGACGCCCGGCGCAAGCACCAGCTGATGCCGACGCTGGAGGCGCTGTGCGCCTGCGGCGGGCGCAAGGCCGAGACCGCGCGCGCCCTGCACCTGAACCGCCAGGCGCTGTACGACCGCATCGCCCGGCTCGAAGCGGTGCTGCAGAGCGACCTCTCCGACACCCGGACGCTGCTCGCGCTCCACCTCGCGCTCCAGGCGCGGCGCCACGTGCGCGACTGA
- a CDS encoding ribose-phosphate diphosphokinase, producing the protein MLFAGRSSTALADEIATRLHVEPGPVDLQTYASGEMYCRYEESVRGADVFVVQSLAGTRDGSLTLNDALMELVLMVDAAVGASAHRVIAVIPWFGYSRQDMKSRLREPISARAVARMLESVRVNRVLTVDLHTGQAQGFFRVPVDHMTSLHMLTDDLRGRLPEDAVVVAPDAGRVKLAKKFSTHLGAELAILDPEADNPTHRVIGDVAGRTVVVVDDILDTGATLAKAVGALRDAEVTAVNAVAMHPILSPGTVERVDALGLEELLVTDTVPVPDQAPSALRVVSCAGLLADTIHRIFTDDSVAEAFGGDNI; encoded by the coding sequence ATGCTCTTCGCGGGGCGCAGCTCGACGGCGCTGGCCGACGAGATCGCCACGCGCCTGCACGTCGAGCCAGGACCGGTCGACCTCCAGACCTACGCGAGCGGCGAGATGTACTGCCGCTACGAGGAGTCCGTGCGCGGCGCCGACGTGTTCGTCGTGCAGTCGCTGGCGGGCACGCGCGACGGGTCGCTGACGCTCAACGACGCGTTGATGGAGCTGGTGCTCATGGTCGACGCGGCCGTCGGGGCGAGCGCCCATCGCGTGATCGCCGTGATCCCGTGGTTCGGGTACTCGCGGCAGGACATGAAGTCGCGGCTGCGCGAGCCGATCAGCGCGCGGGCGGTGGCGAGGATGCTGGAGAGCGTGCGGGTCAACCGCGTGCTGACGGTCGACCTCCACACCGGCCAGGCGCAGGGCTTCTTCCGTGTGCCGGTCGACCACATGACCTCGCTGCACATGCTGACCGACGACCTGCGCGGCCGGCTGCCGGAGGACGCGGTCGTCGTCGCGCCCGACGCCGGGCGCGTCAAGCTGGCCAAGAAGTTCTCCACGCACCTGGGAGCCGAGCTGGCGATCCTGGATCCCGAGGCCGACAACCCGACCCATCGCGTGATCGGCGACGTGGCGGGGCGGACCGTCGTCGTGGTCGACGACATCCTGGACACCGGCGCCACGCTGGCGAAGGCCGTCGGCGCGCTGCGCGACGCCGAGGTGACGGCTGTCAACGCGGTCGCGATGCATCCGATCCTGAGCCCCGGGACGGTGGAGCGGGTCGACGCGTTGGGGCTGGAGGAGCTGCTGGTGACCGACACCGTGCCGGTGCCCGACCAGGCGCCCAGCGCGCTGCGCGTCGTGAGCTGCGCCGGGCTGCTGGCCGACACGATCCACCGGATCTTCACCGACGACTCGGTCGCCGAGGCGTTCGGCGGCGACAACATCTAG
- a CDS encoding HD-GYP domain-containing protein — protein MARLLPRTTHADHPLLAQVAQQACRSTHATVVAITRAESAGDGEHALIACAGDASALDDLDALHPDDFPDGEHVVVDRHAATGLLPISATAYGTLVVVRPRLRRGRALRDALDGLVLLAAEALRAAEAERDLALTLDASVQSLAQLLDLRDGYTGQHSSTVVELCEEVGRRVGVAGAELDHLRIAAHLHDLGKIGVPDQILHKAGPLDEAEWSIMREHPVWGARALAQIPGFRAASHAVRHHHERWDGTGYPDGLAGEQIPIGARVIAVCDAYEAMTATRPYRPALAAPLARERIVAGTGTHFDPAATWGLLEALAT, from the coding sequence ATGGCACGCCTGCTCCCGCGCACGACGCACGCCGACCACCCGCTCCTGGCGCAGGTCGCGCAGCAGGCGTGCCGGTCGACGCACGCCACCGTCGTGGCGATCACCCGGGCCGAGAGCGCCGGCGACGGCGAGCACGCGCTGATCGCCTGCGCGGGCGACGCGAGCGCGCTGGACGACCTCGACGCGCTCCACCCCGACGACTTCCCCGACGGCGAGCACGTCGTCGTCGACCGCCACGCCGCCACCGGCCTGCTGCCGATCAGCGCGACCGCCTACGGCACGCTCGTCGTCGTCCGCCCGCGCCTGCGCCGCGGCCGCGCGCTGCGCGACGCGCTCGACGGCCTCGTCCTGCTCGCCGCCGAGGCCCTGCGCGCGGCCGAGGCCGAGCGCGACCTCGCGCTGACCCTCGACGCCAGCGTGCAGTCGCTCGCCCAGCTGCTGGACCTGCGCGACGGCTACACCGGGCAGCACAGCTCGACGGTCGTCGAGCTGTGCGAGGAGGTCGGGCGCCGCGTCGGCGTCGCGGGCGCCGAGCTCGATCACCTCCGGATCGCCGCGCACCTGCACGACCTCGGCAAGATCGGCGTCCCCGACCAGATCCTGCACAAGGCCGGACCACTGGACGAGGCGGAGTGGTCGATCATGCGCGAGCATCCGGTCTGGGGCGCCCGCGCGCTGGCGCAGATCCCCGGCTTCCGCGCGGCCTCCCACGCCGTGCGACACCATCATGAACGCTGGGACGGCACCGGGTACCCGGACGGCCTGGCCGGCGAGCAGATCCCGATCGGCGCGCGCGTCATCGCGGTGTGCGACGCGTACGAGGCGATGACGGCCACGCGCCCCTATCGCCCCGCGCTGGCCGCGCCGTTGGCGCGCGAGCGCATCGTCGCCGGCACCGGCACGCACTTCGACCCGGCCGCGACCTGGGGACTGCTCGAGGCGCTCGCCACGTAG
- a CDS encoding SIP domain-containing protein, protein MAPSSTTSAAGTPASARPFPLRTGAAPVLPLDGWRFPPGAPEQHARNDTIRAYDPDAAERQPLTPASVEAEVVWVQRAGAPAGRGARLLDAIKATTLPERDRDGPPPELWFAGEALAVRGLREHLRGERGLPIGPMQAIGYWQHRDTPDDVEDDES, encoded by the coding sequence ATGGCGCCGTCGTCCACCACCTCCGCCGCCGGAACCCCCGCGTCCGCACGTCCGTTCCCGCTGCGCACCGGCGCCGCGCCGGTCCTGCCGCTCGACGGCTGGCGCTTCCCGCCCGGCGCGCCCGAGCAGCACGCCCGCAACGACACGATCCGGGCCTACGACCCCGACGCGGCGGAGCGCCAGCCGCTGACGCCGGCGAGCGTCGAGGCCGAGGTCGTCTGGGTGCAGCGCGCCGGCGCGCCGGCGGGCCGCGGCGCGCGCCTGCTGGACGCGATCAAGGCCACCACCTTGCCGGAGCGCGACCGCGACGGGCCGCCGCCCGAGCTCTGGTTCGCCGGCGAGGCCCTCGCCGTGCGCGGGCTGCGCGAGCACCTGCGCGGCGAGCGCGGCCTGCCGATCGGGCCCATGCAGGCGATCGGCTACTGGCAGCACCGCGACACGCCCGACGACGTCGAAGACGACGAGTCCTAG
- a CDS encoding FecCD family ABC transporter permease, producing the protein MALRRTTSTRALGLLAALAILVFTLLLSISVGAKPIALHRVWELLLHPDGSDDAIVIRDLRIPRTMLGLLVGAALGVAGALMQALTRNPLADPGLLGINAGAATAIVVGVALLGVSAPKTYIWLGFAGAAAAAIVVYGVGAQGRSGATPVRLALAGTAVTFALTAVVNGITVADQETLERYRFWLVGALGGHDADTTWQIAPFLGVGLVVALALARPLNALALGEDAGRALGAHVGRTRAAGAVAVTLLCGAATAAAGPIVFLGLTVPHVARAICGPDQRWVLPYSAVLAPTLLLAADVIGRVVERPGEIEVGIVTAFLGGPVFVALIRRQRIAQL; encoded by the coding sequence ATGGCCCTCCGCCGTACCACCTCGACTCGCGCCCTCGGGCTGCTCGCCGCGCTCGCGATCCTCGTCTTCACGCTGCTGCTGTCGATCAGCGTCGGCGCCAAGCCCATCGCGCTGCACCGCGTGTGGGAGCTCCTGCTGCACCCCGACGGCTCCGACGACGCGATCGTCATCCGCGACCTGCGCATCCCCCGGACCATGTTGGGGCTGTTGGTCGGCGCGGCGCTCGGCGTGGCCGGGGCGCTGATGCAGGCGCTCACCCGCAACCCGCTGGCCGACCCCGGCCTGCTCGGCATCAACGCCGGCGCGGCGACCGCGATCGTCGTCGGCGTCGCGCTGCTCGGCGTGTCCGCCCCCAAGACCTACATCTGGCTCGGTTTCGCCGGCGCGGCGGCCGCGGCGATCGTCGTCTACGGCGTCGGCGCCCAGGGCCGCAGCGGCGCGACGCCCGTCCGGCTCGCGCTCGCGGGAACCGCCGTGACGTTCGCGCTGACCGCGGTCGTCAACGGGATCACGGTCGCCGATCAGGAGACGCTGGAGCGCTACCGCTTCTGGCTCGTCGGCGCGCTCGGCGGCCACGACGCCGACACGACCTGGCAGATCGCGCCGTTCCTCGGCGTCGGGTTGGTGGTCGCCCTGGCGCTGGCGCGGCCGCTCAACGCGCTCGCGCTCGGCGAGGACGCGGGCCGGGCGCTCGGCGCGCACGTCGGCCGGACGCGCGCCGCGGGCGCCGTCGCGGTCACGCTGCTGTGCGGCGCCGCGACGGCCGCGGCCGGGCCGATCGTCTTCCTGGGGCTGACGGTCCCGCACGTCGCCCGCGCGATCTGCGGGCCCGACCAGCGCTGGGTCCTCCCCTACAGCGCCGTGCTCGCGCCAACGCTCCTGCTCGCCGCCGACGTCATCGGCCGCGTCGTCGAGCGCCCGGGCGAGATCGAGGTCGGCATCGTGACCGCCTTCCTGGGCGGCCCGGTCTTCGTCGCGCTGATCCGCCGCCAGCGGATCGCCCAGCTGTGA
- a CDS encoding FecCD family ABC transporter permease, translating into MTTGGLMLRIGLLHRAGVFRTTPPRVVVVGAVLTVACAALLVVAVGTGDYPIAPLDVVDALLGRGDTATSFVVETLRLPRALTALLVGAALGAAGAVFQSIARNPLGSPDIIGFTAGSSAAAVFEIAVIGGGTAAIAAGSIVGGLLTAFLVYTLAWRRGGVQGYRLVLIGIGVSATLEALTNYLLTRARIEDIQRASVWLAGSLNGRGWEHVWPTLAGVVLLLPVAVAVQRPLRMIEMGDDAARALGVSVERARLGALLAGTLLTAVATAAAGPVTFVALAAPQIGRRLTGATGPGVMTAALTGSVLLLASDVLAQRLFPSTPLPVGVMTGGLGGLYLVWLLAQEARKGRA; encoded by the coding sequence GTGACGACCGGCGGCCTGATGCTGCGGATCGGCCTGCTGCATCGCGCGGGCGTGTTCCGCACCACGCCGCCGCGAGTGGTCGTCGTCGGCGCGGTGCTGACCGTCGCCTGCGCGGCGCTGCTCGTCGTCGCGGTCGGAACCGGCGACTACCCGATCGCCCCGCTCGACGTCGTCGACGCCCTGCTCGGCCGCGGCGACACCGCGACCTCGTTCGTCGTCGAGACGCTGCGGCTGCCGCGCGCGCTGACCGCACTGCTGGTCGGCGCGGCGCTCGGCGCGGCCGGCGCGGTGTTCCAGTCGATCGCGCGCAACCCGCTCGGCAGCCCGGACATCATCGGCTTCACCGCGGGCAGCAGCGCCGCCGCCGTCTTCGAGATCGCGGTCATCGGCGGCGGGACGGCGGCGATCGCGGCCGGCTCGATCGTCGGCGGCCTGCTCACCGCGTTCCTGGTGTACACGCTCGCGTGGCGCCGCGGCGGCGTCCAGGGCTACCGGCTGGTGCTGATCGGGATCGGCGTGAGCGCGACGCTCGAGGCGCTGACGAACTACCTGCTGACGCGCGCCCGGATCGAAGACATCCAACGTGCCTCGGTCTGGTTGGCAGGGTCCTTGAACGGCCGCGGGTGGGAGCACGTGTGGCCGACCCTGGCCGGGGTCGTGCTGCTGCTGCCGGTCGCCGTCGCCGTGCAGCGCCCGCTGCGGATGATCGAGATGGGCGACGACGCGGCACGGGCGCTGGGCGTGAGCGTCGAGCGCGCGCGCCTCGGCGCGCTGCTGGCCGGGACGCTGCTGACCGCGGTCGCCACGGCGGCGGCGGGCCCGGTCACGTTCGTCGCGCTGGCCGCGCCGCAGATCGGCCGCCGGCTGACCGGCGCGACCGGCCCGGGCGTCATGACCGCCGCGCTGACCGGCTCGGTCCTGCTCCTGGCCAGCGACGTCCTGGCCCAACGGCTGTTCCCGTCCACCCCGCTGCCCGTGGGCGTCATGACCGGCGGGCTCGGCGGCCTGTACCTCGTGTGGCTCCTGGCCCAGGAAGCCCGGAAGGGACGCGCATGA
- a CDS encoding ABC transporter ATP-binding protein — protein sequence MTRLLGERLTLGYDDRTVVDGLDVTIPDGSFTVVVGPNACGKSTMLRALARMIKPSEGRVVLDGEAITSLPSKEVARRLGLLPQSSIAPDAITVADLVARGRYPHQGLLRQWSRDDETAVAAAMAATRVDDLAGRPVDELSGGQRQRVWLAMALAQETPLLLLDEPTTFLDITHQIEVLDLCAELHEEQGRTLVAVLHDLNHACRYATHLIAMAGGAIVAEGDPCAIVDAELVERVFGLRCRVVDDPETGTPLVVPAARRRAVKPRPVETAGR from the coding sequence ATGACGCGCCTGCTCGGCGAGCGGCTGACCCTCGGCTACGACGACCGGACCGTCGTCGACGGACTCGACGTGACGATCCCGGACGGCTCGTTCACGGTCGTCGTCGGGCCCAACGCCTGCGGCAAGTCCACCATGTTGCGCGCGCTGGCGCGGATGATCAAGCCGTCGGAGGGTCGCGTGGTGCTGGACGGCGAGGCCATCACCTCGCTGCCGTCCAAGGAGGTCGCGCGGCGGCTCGGGCTGCTGCCGCAGTCCTCGATCGCGCCCGACGCGATCACGGTCGCCGACCTCGTCGCCCGCGGTCGCTACCCGCACCAGGGGCTGCTGCGGCAGTGGTCGCGCGACGACGAGACCGCCGTGGCCGCGGCGATGGCCGCGACGCGCGTCGACGACCTCGCCGGCCGGCCGGTCGACGAGCTGTCCGGCGGCCAGCGCCAGCGGGTGTGGCTGGCGATGGCGCTGGCGCAGGAGACGCCGCTGCTGCTGCTCGACGAGCCGACGACGTTCCTGGACATCACGCACCAGATCGAGGTCCTGGACCTGTGCGCCGAGCTGCACGAGGAGCAGGGCCGGACGCTCGTCGCGGTGCTGCACGACCTCAACCACGCCTGCCGCTACGCGACGCACCTGATCGCGATGGCCGGCGGCGCGATCGTCGCCGAGGGCGACCCGTGCGCGATCGTCGACGCCGAGCTGGTGGAGCGCGTCTTCGGGCTGCGCTGCCGCGTCGTCGACGACCCGGAGACCGGCACGCCGCTGGTGGTGCCGGCGGCGCGCCGGCGGGCCGTGAAGCCGCGCCCGGTCGAGACGGCGGGTCGGTAG
- a CDS encoding MarR family winged helix-turn-helix transcriptional regulator, whose amino-acid sequence MAAPTDTPVPATAPGPLTDNLCWLLSRASHVLTTELTAALHDLGLAPRGHMVLIAAETGAWSQTEIAKMVGLDKTTMVVTMDELERAGLAERRPSPTDRRARVIVVTKAGTRLLRKADAIFDRIRGDVLSTLPGDQGTVLVDALRTLVGDRLSEPVATAQPVRRRAPR is encoded by the coding sequence ATGGCCGCCCCGACCGACACGCCCGTGCCCGCGACCGCACCGGGGCCGCTGACCGACAACCTGTGCTGGCTGCTGTCCCGGGCGAGCCACGTCCTGACCACCGAGTTGACGGCCGCGCTGCACGACCTCGGCCTGGCGCCGCGCGGCCACATGGTGCTGATCGCCGCCGAGACCGGCGCCTGGTCCCAGACGGAGATCGCCAAGATGGTGGGGTTGGACAAGACCACCATGGTGGTGACGATGGACGAGCTCGAGCGCGCCGGCCTCGCCGAGCGCCGCCCGTCTCCCACCGACCGCCGGGCCCGCGTGATCGTCGTGACGAAGGCGGGCACGCGGCTGCTGCGCAAGGCCGACGCGATCTTCGACCGGATCCGCGGCGATGTGCTGTCGACCCTGCCCGGCGACCAGGGCACGGTCCTGGTCGACGCGCTGCGGACGCTCGTCGGCGACCGGCTGTCCGAGCCGGTGGCGACGGCGCAGCCGGTGCGTCGCCGCGCGCCGCGTTAG